The window TGATGGCCAAGGAGATGCAAGTGCCTGCAGCAGTACAAGTTACATCATGTCGCCATCAGTGGGTCCTGGCAAAACAACATGGTCATCTTGTTCTTCCAAGGTGCTGCACTCCTTCCTCAGGTTGGCTCACATATTTTATTGAgtaatattatatttttttcccttagtaTATACACAATGTTGTTCTTATATAAGACGTGTTCTTCTACATAGCATTATATGCTCCACAACTCATCCTTTCCCAAATTTACGTTTAATCCTATTAAGGAAAATACCGCGGTTTATGTTGCCATGGCAATTCTGGTCGCCCGTGGCCTGCGGTATGCCTTCCGTTTCATGAACCTTCATTGATTCAGTCCTTTCTCGATTCTCGACGAGCGTGTGGTTTACATCTGCTTTACCCAACTGTCGCTTCGATTTTTGTTTTTGCCATGGCTTCCCAAGGTCTTTCTGATGACTTTTCCGATTCGGCAAGCTCTCCCTCTGTTGTAGGAGGGCGGTTCAAGATTCAGCCGAAAATAACAGAGATTGAGATGAGCAGTGTTTCTCCGTCACTCTCCACCAGCCAGTGTTTCTTCCTCGGCTTTCTTTCTGACCCGACACGTTCCAAAGAGGACCTGTGCTATTCTAGGCTGTAGAAGGGTTATGGATAGTGCTACTAAGGATCATCACACTGTATGTATTAATGTATTACCTATCGTGATGACGTTTGTGACATTGACTCCTGTTAGCCCGAGTGCAAAGTGTGGGATGGTGAGCTCGTTTCGAGGTGTTTCCGTCAAAGAAGACCGAGGCGTGATGCCTGTTCCCGTTTAAAGGACTTCATGGATACTCCTGTTCAGATTCAACTTTTCCCTGTCCTTGTTACTGTTTTAGTAAAAAAACTTTATTGATTTGGAATTCATGATTGTGAGGACTTAAAAGATGGTGATTGTATGCCACTTTTTTCAGCAAAACTTCATGTCTGGATGATGGAAAAAGCAGGACGGGACGTGTCCATGAAGAAACCAATAGAGTggataaaaaaatcaaatatgaaCTGAGAGGTAAGCCAAGTCTTTCAGCTGTCTAATCTTGGATTGGTTGCCTTTTGCAGGAAATGAATGTGAATCATGCTAATTTACTCacaaaagaggttattttgcaACTGTCAATGCTAGAAAAGAAAAGTCTTTCTTCAGGAAGCATTGTGAAAGCTGACAGGAGAGCTCATGAGGTGAAGCTTGAGTCATTGCTCAGGTTAACTCCTGGTTACCAGTTTCCACTGACTGAACAATGCAAGGCCATGTATGGACGGGACTATCACCCAGCATTGACAAAAGAGGTAACATAATTCTCAGTGTAATATTTCTCTTTAGAACGCCATGAAAGACATAGAAATTGATCGAAAACATTATCTTCTGTCTCAGGATCTGTGCAAGTACCTATACTGCACTAATGGAGTGGTGACTCGTCCTGCTCACCCAGCTCTGGAAGGCTCTTTCTGTGGCTCTCATAGGGTGTGCATTGCTGGGAAGTGTAGGCAAGAGGAGGAACTTGTGAGCCTCTTGGCATACAATATTCCCAGTCCTGATGAACCTGGTGAGCAGCAGACTGAGCCTCCAGGTGAGTAGAAAATATGCAGTGCAGGTTCTTAGGTTTAAATTTTCTCAAGAAATATGGATTTACCTTTTTATGGTAATTTCCTGCTTCTAATCAAATATAATCTTCTGCCTGTATCTACATATATGAATATGATGGagtgagaagaaaagggtgattatCAGCaaacttttctccattttccagCTACTACACATTTTATCtcaacacttttattatatGTTGAATACAGGTTTCGAGGAAGACTTATCATCATCACCTACTACAAGTCCACCAGTATCCTCTACCTCTTCACTTGTGATGGGAACTTGTATAGAAGAGCCAGCAACAGAAGGGAAACACTGCAATAATGACAGCTCTACAATATCCCCATGCACTTGTGTCTTGGATGCCACTCCTCCTGATGACATTGCTAACATACCAAAAGAAATTTGCCCGTTCTTAGCACCAGTATTTCATGAGCTATTCAACTGTAGTTCTGAATGTCCTCAGTTTGACCTGTACCTTGATCTTGCTACTGGTAACTTTTCCCAGGCATTAATTGGCCCAAAGCTTTTGAAAGAGCTGTCTCAGTCATGCACTTTTGATCATTACAACATAGTCATGGATCAGGATAGCAGCAAAATGAGTGGCTCCCTTCCCTTTGTTTCTCCTATGAATTCAGAAATTTGTAAAGgactccctcattttcttcatccatcCATTGGATGCTCCTATTTGGGAAATGAGGATCAGGGATGCATTCCTCAGAACATCATACTGAAAACACCTGATCAGAACATcaattatatacatacaaaagAACAAACAGATGAAAGTGTTATGAGGAAATTGAAAAATTATTCTCAGAGAAGCAGTAACAGAATTTATGAAGAATTTGTGAATAATTCTACTTCCTTCACAATACAAACAGAAGAGAATCAGTTTATTTCTTGTAACTTAGAGGCAACATTTCCCAAGACGCTGCGTGACTTGCCTAGTGACGTTTGTCCCTTCTTAGCTCCATTTCTTCATGGGCTATTTAACTGTTCCAAAAATGCTTGTGTGGATTATATTATTGTCATAAATCTAAAGGAGCATAACATCACTAAAGTGCCCCTGACGGGGCAATCTCAGCCCCATGATTCATGTCCAGCCTGTTCACTTGATGCAGAAAGTATATCTAGTATTCTGTTTAAGATCATTAAGGCTGTTCTTGAAATTTTATCTCAATCGACGTTCATCTGCAAATTGTTGCCAGTTTACTTGAAACCATGGCTTCCTAATTGTTCCTCATTACCTTTAATGGACTCTGTCCCGGAGGACACTTGTCCTCCCGTAGCAGTGGTGGTTGAGATTGAAAATGCTGCCTTTACCTATTCTTTAAACTCAGCACGTCGGCATGAAGGTATCATGCACCAATTACAGTGGCATGGAAAGCTTTATGATCTGGAAAATGTTACCAGTGGGAGGGATGCATTGACTCTGTTAAAGGACAAATATTCATTAGATACTGACAATCAAGTTGTTAGGAAATATGATTCCAAGGAATTATCCCTGAATCTTCTTGACAATTCTCTCCGGGAGTATGTTGGCCAGAAAGATAGATTCCTTCCCCTCAATGCACCTGAGGTGAGCCGCCTACTTTTAACCATATTTAGATTTGAAAAAGTTTAACTTATTTGCAATATTCATATACTGTTAGCGATGCAAATCAAAACTGACACGTATTTTTGTGCTTTCTTtcacatggtggtggtgtaggcgaTGCCCCACACCAAGGTAGGGAAGTGCAGCGTGACGTGTGGCCGGGGAGTACGTATTGTGGAGCAGGAATGTGTTGATGTCCATACTGAAGAAGTACTTGACAATGACTCCTGTCAAGGTTATATAGTACCCAAGCCAGCAATAGAGCAATGTGTTCTACCAGACTGCCTCCTCCCTCAGTGAGTAAATACCATTGTGCATCAGTCAGTGATAAGTATGGAAAACATATACAGTGCATAACATATGATTTCAGTATTGATTCAAACTTTTGTCGCATTATTTACTCATCTCATATTTGTCAGATGGAAAATAGAGGAGTGGGGAGCCTGTCAGCAGTGCGGGACCGGTGTACAGTTCCGACAGGTACAATGTACTATTCCCATTCTGGAATCGCAGGCGGTACAAGATGATACTGGTCAGGGAGTAAATAACATTAATCTTGTGGCAAGCCCTGTCCTGGTGGTAGAGGACAAGCAGTGTGAGGGCGAGCGGCCTCCTAGTGTGCAAGAATGCCACAAAATATGCACTGAAGGTAGGGAAACCTATTGGCAGTACAagctctcattttattttctcttcctcattggtgcacctgttagagagagagagagagagagagagagagagagagagagagagagagagagagaataaagttgataaaagtaataaaaaagaaaaaagaaaaatggtaatAGCAATTGAATGATATCAGTGAGAGGTGGAACCACCgcgccctgcacacacacacacacacacacacacacacacacacacacacacacacacacacacacatatatatatatatatatatatatatatattttttttttttttttttacattacaagggcactggccaagggcaaacaaagtgttggaaaaaaaaatcccgctggttgccaggccctgttaagaggaagtagaaagagaaaaacaaaaaatctaaaaggagggtccagttaacgtaagaggtgtcttgacactcctcttttgaaagagtttaagtcataggcaggtggaaatacagacacaggtagagagttccagagtttaccagtgtagggaatgaaggagtgaagatactggttaactcttgcattaggaagatggacagaatagggatgagaagaagtagagagtcttgtgcagcgaggccgcaggaggggaaggcatgcagttagcaagttcagaagagcagacagcatgaaaacagcggtagaagacagataaagatgcaacattgcggcggtgacttaaagaatcaagacagtcagttagaggagaagagttgataagacgaaaagctttagattccaccttgtttagtaaagctgtgtgtggatcccccagacatgagagccatactccatacacgggcggataaggcccttgtacagagcaagcagctgggagggagagaaaatggacgaagacgccataggacacctaacttcttggaagctgatttagcaagagtagagatgtgaaatttccagtttagatttttagtgaaggatagaccgagtgtgtttaatgtagaggagagggaagttgagtgttattgaagaagagaggatagttgtctggaaggttatgtcgagtagatagttgtagaaattgagtttttgaggcattgaacaaaaccaggtttctctgccccaatcagaaacaagtgaaagatcagaagttaggcgtcctatagcatctcgccttgagtcatttaattgttgttgggttgggcgtctgttgaacgctgttgaataatgcagggtggtatcatcagcataggagtggatagggcattgagtcagatttaggagatcattgatgaataatagaaagagagtgggtgataggacagaaccctgtggaacaccactgttgatagttttagggaagaacagtgaccgtctactacagcagcaatagaacgatcggaaaggaaactggagatgaaggtacagagagaaggatagaatccgtaggagggtagtttagaaattaaagatttgtgccagactctatcgaaggctttcgatatgtcaaggccgacagcaaaggtttcaccgaagtccctaaaagaggatgaccaagattcagttaggaaagtaagaatatatatatatatatatatatatatatatatatatatatatatatatatatatatatatatatatatatatatatatatatatatacatacacacatacagatagatagatagatagtttattgactacAATATACATGTCAAAAAATGTCTTAATTAGCAATGAAAACTCTAAGTACTATGAATTACGTATATCACTTATTTTTTATAGTTGTAGTCTATAACAATGATACtccgaaacaaaacaaacaatgccTAGTCATGGAACTAGCCATACAACCACAAGATACCACACATTCGTTGCCAGTTGGTAGGAAGTACTAGTTATAACTGGACGGGCTCCTGTTAACGCCAAGGTGATAGTCCTTTTAGgtgaaaaatggaaattattccattaggcgccgcaacagctaaGGTCATATGTCACCGCTAGGGTTAATGTGAGAACATTACTCCCACCGGGTACCAATAGGGTTTGGTAAGGATTCGAACACGAGACGCTTTAACCAACACGCCACCCAGCCCCTCCTTTTGGTTGACCcagcaataattattatttttgttgttgttgttgttgttgttgttgttgttattattattaatggtaatagctgtagtagctgtagtagctGTAATGATAGCTAGTAGCATATTCATATTGCTGCATATACACGCATTTTCAATCTTTGTTGTGTACTGATCACCTTCTGTCTTGTACAGAGGTGGCTGTGGACAGTCTTGAGATTGCAAAGGACTTCGACTACTGAAGGAGTGACGAGAAATCATCCCATTCCTCAAAGGTTGAAAATAGAGTTGGCTGTGGATGTTATTCTTAAGTTTACCGTAAGATGTATAAGCAGTGATAGCACAGAAAAATGTTATTAGATTCATTAGTATTCATGTGATTCATTTAGGATTTCAATTAATGTGTATTTATTCCGATCATTCATTGACTACTAATGCAATTCAAAATCTTTTAGCTGTTTTGGAGATATTTTgagtaaaggcgggttcacacataCCAATTTGCggtgcaaaacaagaccaacatcgatttgcgattttatttacgttgtaCGTCACGGAGACAGccttgaaaatgtggtctcctgGTATAGAGAAGATTTtagtgttggtgagggaggaacaTATTTGGGACTCCCAGAAATAAATcataccggagagagagagagagagagagagagagagagagagagagagagagagagagagagagagagagagcgagagcgagagagagagagagagagagagagagagagagagagagagagagagagaaacaccttgAGCAAATCGTTGTTCTgtgaaatagctgccactctccaagaattgtttccctcaatggcaatgcagggtgttgttggaggtgaggattgtagacttgtcaggatttcatTTGATCGTAACTGTGCATAGTTTTCTTGAGATTAGTGTATgatagacactcctttctttccttctaattagccagggacgtatcaaAAGGTATTTTCTATTCTGTTAATTCTTCCGTttcgccaaaagaagagcaaccaccgcttcagcTTCGTCACTTGAAGAGGACATCTTggcctgtttgtttacattcacttcccgccaaggcgccaactagtcgatactttccagtcgctatgtgtgacgcTTTCAGACTAGAAGGGCTCAATCGATACTTCTagtgacttgcaatttcagtcgcaaattgacacGTGTAAACCCGCCTTTAGGCTCTTAATGTACTTTTCTTAATTTAGCCAATTCATGTATACGAAAGTCACTATAAAAGGAGATTACATATCCCTCAATCTTCTGATTCTCTTgtttatagtaataatagtagttattGTAGAAGTAGACTTATGAACAGTTATCGTAGCAAGAATAGCAATAGCACTGCTAGTAGAAAGCTGGAAATTGTAACTGGTGTTTCAAAACTGTGACCACGAGCAGATGATTCCTTTTAGAGGGCAAATGGATAGAGGAATGGCTTAATTACTGCAGGTAACATCAGAAAATTAGACCGACTATTGACTAATGGTGTTGTATTTACCAATGTTCACCATTTCCTGTAGTGATAAAAGAGCAAGGAcgtagctatatatatatatatatatatatatatatatatatatatatatatatatatatatatatatatatatatatatatatatatatatatatatatatatatatatatatatatatatatatatatatatatatatatatatatatatatatttatttatttatttatttattattcatttatttattaggcTACTTACAgtgcaaatgtttttttttctcagcgaGAGAACAACATCATATTTTACTGTATTTACTGTCAAATGTCTTCATTCCTCTCAGCTTGTTCCACATTACTCACAAGTAATACGAAATTTCCTGCATCTTTGATCACGCCTGCCACCTCTCCAGCCTGGTGGCCGCACTCTCGTCAAGTGAGTATGCAGGCCTGGGTGTTGTCCCCCAAGAAGAAATTGTTCCTGGTCCGCCCCCGTGGATGCTGCCCATACCTCACGTGTGCTACACTCCCACTTCGAAGACTGCTCTCACCACTCTGCAGAGGCAACTGGCACTGGAGACTATAACATCAG is drawn from Portunus trituberculatus isolate SZX2019 chromosome 44, ASM1759143v1, whole genome shotgun sequence and contains these coding sequences:
- the LOC123518696 gene encoding uncharacterized protein LOC123518696 isoform X4, whose product is MTSIERHHYFGDGSDPVFHLARPRLIPTNVTQQVRLTISSGDFHLDSTLATADGLLADHLLEGITVNGHTVSIQLCHFRASNATHVISVNNCDGRGLDGIFVTPDKVISMHPIPSRLSPVIQPLLPCSYFSPAPNGTYGVHILHAAPKRTMGGGRAKREMRRGRGEELCATGPKHDVSTLFRGEDPEESYRRPIRFRDVTELTGDLDLQKIEDTQDAHLEDHNHTVTANPVSAVLRRTVELAVFCDSDLYRNFPLKFDGNRESQVSNYVLTIVNAVQGIYHQQELEGYVVDLSLVEMQILTESNSRNYPSSSGGDIGAYLSSFCAWQQNRNPGDDTNPKHWDHALMLSGLDLHSSGNPSVIGLAWVGGMCRPSHSCTMNEGLDFSSVYVVAHEMGHNFGMNHDGQGDASACSSTSYIMSPSVGPGKTTWSSCSSKVLHSFLSKTSCLDDGKSRTGRVHEETNRVDKKIKYELRGSIVKADRRAHEVKLESLLRLTPGYQFPLTEQCKAMYGRDYHPALTKEDLCKYLYCTNGVVTRPAHPALEGSFCGSHRVCIAGKCRQEEELVSLLAYNIPSPDEPGEQQTEPPGFEEDLSSSPTTSPPVSSTSSLVMGTCIEEPATEGKHCNNDSSTISPCTCVLDATPPDDIANIPKEICPFLAPVFHELFNCSSECPQFDLYLDLATGNFSQALIGPKLLKELSQSCTFDHYNIVMDQDSSKMSGSLPFVSPMNSEICKGLPHFLHPSIGCSYLGNEDQGCIPQNIILKTPDQNINYIHTKEQTDESVMRKLKNYSQRSSNRIYEEFVNNSTSFTIQTEENQFISCNLEATFPKTLRDLPSDVCPFLAPFLHGLFNCSKNACVDYIIVINLKEHNITKVPLTGQSQPHDSCPACSLDAESISSILFKIIKAVLEILSQSTFICKLLPVYLKPWLPNCSSLPLMDSVPEDTCPPVAVVVEIENAAFTYSLNSARRHEGIMHQLQWHGKLYDLENVTSGRDALTLLKDKYSLDTDNQVVRKYDSKELSLNLLDNSLREYVGQKDRFLPLNAPEAMPHTKVGKCSVTCGRGVRIVEQECVDVHTEEVLDNDSCQGYIVPKPAIEQCVLPDCLLPQWKIEEWGACQQCGTGVQFRQVQCTIPILESQAVQDDTGQGVNNINLVASPVLVVEDKQCEGERPPSVQECHKICTEEVAVDSLEIAKDFDY
- the LOC123518696 gene encoding uncharacterized protein LOC123518696 isoform X3, whose amino-acid sequence is MAVLSCGRDLLAVAVLTTVMILSSPATHALFVDRESPIRQVILGGMTSIERHHYFGDGSDPVFHLARPRLIPTNVTQQVRLTISSGDFHLDSTLATADGLLADHLLEGITVNGHTVSIQLCHFRASNATHVISVNNCDGRGLPLLPCSYFSPAPNGTYGVHILHAAPKRTMGGGRAKREMRRGRGEELCATGPKHDVSTLFRGEDPEESYRRPIRFRDVTELTGDLDLQKIEDTQDAHLEDHNHTVTANPVSAVLRRTVELAVFCDSDLYRNFPLKFDGNRESQVSNYVLTIVNAVQGIYHQQELEGYVVDLSLVEMQILTESNSRNYPSSSGGDIGAYLSSFCAWQQNRNPGDDTNPKHWDHALMLSGLDLHSSGNPSVIGLAWVGGMCRPSHSCTMNEGLDFSSVYVVAHEMGHNFGMNHDGQGDASACSSTSYIMSPSVGPGKTTWSSCSSKVLHSFLSKTSCLDDGKSRTGRVHEETNRVDKKIKYELRGSIVKADRRAHEVKLESLLRLTPGYQFPLTEQCKAMYGRDYHPALTKEDLCKYLYCTNGVVTRPAHPALEGSFCGSHRVCIAGKCRQEEELVSLLAYNIPSPDEPGEQQTEPPGFEEDLSSSPTTSPPVSSTSSLVMGTCIEEPATEGKHCNNDSSTISPCTCVLDATPPDDIANIPKEICPFLAPVFHELFNCSSECPQFDLYLDLATGNFSQALIGPKLLKELSQSCTFDHYNIVMDQDSSKMSGSLPFVSPMNSEICKGLPHFLHPSIGCSYLGNEDQGCIPQNIILKTPDQNINYIHTKEQTDESVMRKLKNYSQRSSNRIYEEFVNNSTSFTIQTEENQFISCNLEATFPKTLRDLPSDVCPFLAPFLHGLFNCSKNACVDYIIVINLKEHNITKVPLTGQSQPHDSCPACSLDAESISSILFKIIKAVLEILSQSTFICKLLPVYLKPWLPNCSSLPLMDSVPEDTCPPVAVVVEIENAAFTYSLNSARRHEGIMHQLQWHGKLYDLENVTSGRDALTLLKDKYSLDTDNQVVRKYDSKELSLNLLDNSLREYVGQKDRFLPLNAPEAMPHTKVGKCSVTCGRGVRIVEQECVDVHTEEVLDNDSCQGYIVPKPAIEQCVLPDCLLPQWKIEEWGACQQCGTGVQFRQVQCTIPILESQAVQDDTGQGVNNINLVASPVLVVEDKQCEGERPPSVQECHKICTEEVAVDSLEIAKDFDY
- the LOC123518696 gene encoding uncharacterized protein LOC123518696 isoform X1, yielding MAVLSCGRDLLAVAVLTTVMILSSPATHALFVDRESPIRQVILGGMTSIERHHYFGDGSDPVFHLARPRLIPTNVTQQVRLTISSGDFHLDSTLATADGLLADHLLEGITVNGHTVSIQLCHFRASNATHVISVNNCDGRGLDGIFVTPDKVISMHPIPSRLSPVIQPLLPCSYFSPAPNGTYGVHILHAAPKRTMGGGRAKREMRRGRGEELCATGPKHDVSTLFRGEDPEESYRRPIRFRDVTELTGDLDLQKIEDTQDAHLEDHNHTVTANPVSAVLRRTVELAVFCDSDLYRNFPLKFDGNRESQVSNYVLTIVNAVQGIYHQQELEGYVVDLSLVEMQILTESNSRNYPSSSGGDIGAYLSSFCAWQQNRNPGDDTNPKHWDHALMLSGLDLHSSGNPSVIGLAWVGGMCRPSHSCTMNEGLDFSSVYVVAHEMGHNFGMNHDGQGDASACSSTSYIMSPSVGPGKTTWSSCSSKVLHSFLSKTSCLDDGKSRTGRVHEETNRVDKKIKYELRGSIVKADRRAHEVKLESLLRLTPGYQFPLTEQCKAMYGRDYHPALTKEDLCKYLYCTNGVVTRPAHPALEGSFCGSHRVCIAGKCRQEEELVSLLAYNIPSPDEPGEQQTEPPGFEEDLSSSPTTSPPVSSTSSLVMGTCIEEPATEGKHCNNDSSTISPCTCVLDATPPDDIANIPKEICPFLAPVFHELFNCSSECPQFDLYLDLATGNFSQALIGPKLLKELSQSCTFDHYNIVMDQDSSKMSGSLPFVSPMNSEICKGLPHFLHPSIGCSYLGNEDQGCIPQNIILKTPDQNINYIHTKEQTDESVMRKLKNYSQRSSNRIYEEFVNNSTSFTIQTEENQFISCNLEATFPKTLRDLPSDVCPFLAPFLHGLFNCSKNACVDYIIVINLKEHNITKVPLTGQSQPHDSCPACSLDAESISSILFKIIKAVLEILSQSTFICKLLPVYLKPWLPNCSSLPLMDSVPEDTCPPVAVVVEIENAAFTYSLNSARRHEGIMHQLQWHGKLYDLENVTSGRDALTLLKDKYSLDTDNQVVRKYDSKELSLNLLDNSLREYVGQKDRFLPLNAPEAMPHTKVGKCSVTCGRGVRIVEQECVDVHTEEVLDNDSCQGYIVPKPAIEQCVLPDCLLPQWKIEEWGACQQCGTGVQFRQVQCTIPILESQAVQDDTGQGVNNINLVASPVLVVEDKQCEGERPPSVQECHKICTEEVAVDSLEIAKDFDY
- the LOC123518696 gene encoding uncharacterized protein LOC123518696 isoform X2; its protein translation is MHSFPFTTTYVKSPCLHCLSLLHLGTHHKVILGGMTSIERHHYFGDGSDPVFHLARPRLIPTNVTQQVRLTISSGDFHLDSTLATADGLLADHLLEGITVNGHTVSIQLCHFRASNATHVISVNNCDGRGLDGIFVTPDKVISMHPIPSRLSPVIQPLLPCSYFSPAPNGTYGVHILHAAPKRTMGGGRAKREMRRGRGEELCATGPKHDVSTLFRGEDPEESYRRPIRFRDVTELTGDLDLQKIEDTQDAHLEDHNHTVTANPVSAVLRRTVELAVFCDSDLYRNFPLKFDGNRESQVSNYVLTIVNAVQGIYHQQELEGYVVDLSLVEMQILTESNSRNYPSSSGGDIGAYLSSFCAWQQNRNPGDDTNPKHWDHALMLSGLDLHSSGNPSVIGLAWVGGMCRPSHSCTMNEGLDFSSVYVVAHEMGHNFGMNHDGQGDASACSSTSYIMSPSVGPGKTTWSSCSSKVLHSFLSKTSCLDDGKSRTGRVHEETNRVDKKIKYELRGSIVKADRRAHEVKLESLLRLTPGYQFPLTEQCKAMYGRDYHPALTKEDLCKYLYCTNGVVTRPAHPALEGSFCGSHRVCIAGKCRQEEELVSLLAYNIPSPDEPGEQQTEPPGFEEDLSSSPTTSPPVSSTSSLVMGTCIEEPATEGKHCNNDSSTISPCTCVLDATPPDDIANIPKEICPFLAPVFHELFNCSSECPQFDLYLDLATGNFSQALIGPKLLKELSQSCTFDHYNIVMDQDSSKMSGSLPFVSPMNSEICKGLPHFLHPSIGCSYLGNEDQGCIPQNIILKTPDQNINYIHTKEQTDESVMRKLKNYSQRSSNRIYEEFVNNSTSFTIQTEENQFISCNLEATFPKTLRDLPSDVCPFLAPFLHGLFNCSKNACVDYIIVINLKEHNITKVPLTGQSQPHDSCPACSLDAESISSILFKIIKAVLEILSQSTFICKLLPVYLKPWLPNCSSLPLMDSVPEDTCPPVAVVVEIENAAFTYSLNSARRHEGIMHQLQWHGKLYDLENVTSGRDALTLLKDKYSLDTDNQVVRKYDSKELSLNLLDNSLREYVGQKDRFLPLNAPEAMPHTKVGKCSVTCGRGVRIVEQECVDVHTEEVLDNDSCQGYIVPKPAIEQCVLPDCLLPQWKIEEWGACQQCGTGVQFRQVQCTIPILESQAVQDDTGQGVNNINLVASPVLVVEDKQCEGERPPSVQECHKICTEEVAVDSLEIAKDFDY